The Acidobacteriota bacterium genome includes a region encoding these proteins:
- a CDS encoding condensation domain-containing protein, which yields MTATSVRTADGLLAELGRLDVRLWREGHRLRFDAPAGGFPEPLRQEVRRQRQALLDLVPDRPPIVQPETAEAGEGPQSFAQERLWFLRELDPASPTYHVPALLEFTGALRPAALAAAVRAVTAAHPALSTVFSVDARGMPRQRVVADASASLRRLDLAALPPAAAESEAIRIVAHETARPFRLEDRPASRWHLLRLAPDRHRLHVVLHHLVADGWSLGLLLEQIAAAYGATRSGRPISLPAPAVTYLRYARQQRRRWAAGELEPELAFWRQRLAGLPRLDLPPPEGPAEADGRLAVRWSAARARRLEDLARRLGVTPFAVILAAFQILLGRLSGQVDFALGTPVAGRTRAELEGLVGLLVNTLVLRADLSGRPGLGEAARRAAEVLLAAQEHQELPFERLVSALAPAREAEETPLIRVLIALQPPLPTPSLDGVELRSLPLAPGAAQMDLLLALARSPEGYEGYLEHRGTRVSARAAGRWLEALETLFDAALADPDRAFDRLPLLSASERHRLTVEARPVAPVGERAADGLWQRFAAHAAATPEAPALSGIGPTLTYGELADRARRLAGALAAMGVGRGDRVGILLEPTPGAVVAMVGAAAAGAAYVPIDPEYPSERRALLLDDAALSALVRAEPGSTAQPSPELAVDAAGRLLSPTTAPAAEPEPARGDDLAYLIYTSGSTGRPKGVAVSHRQVLRLFDTACRPEAFGEGAFGPDDVWSLCHSLSFDFSVWEMWGALLHGGRLVLVPRSVTRRPEQLLDLLEGEGVTVLRQTPSAFRLLQQGLADPSSVGDNNGLEGRPRPAPALR from the coding sequence TTGACCGCCACCTCCGTGCGCACCGCCGACGGGCTCCTCGCGGAGCTCGGGCGCCTGGACGTCCGTCTTTGGCGCGAGGGTCATCGGCTGCGTTTCGACGCGCCCGCCGGCGGCTTTCCGGAGCCGCTGCGGCAAGAGGTGCGCCGGCAGCGGCAGGCACTTCTGGATCTGGTGCCGGACCGTCCCCCCATCGTGCAGCCTGAGACTGCGGAAGCGGGCGAAGGCCCCCAGTCGTTCGCCCAGGAACGCCTCTGGTTCCTGCGCGAACTCGACCCGGCGAGCCCCACCTACCACGTTCCCGCGCTTCTCGAGTTCACCGGTGCGCTGCGGCCTGCCGCCCTGGCCGCGGCGGTAAGGGCGGTGACCGCCGCGCATCCCGCGCTCTCGACGGTCTTCTCCGTCGATGCGCGCGGGATGCCCCGCCAGCGGGTGGTTGCGGATGCCTCGGCCTCCCTCCGGCGGCTCGACCTCGCCGCGCTGCCGCCGGCAGCGGCCGAGAGCGAGGCGATCCGCATCGTCGCCCACGAAACGGCCCGGCCGTTCCGCCTGGAGGACCGGCCGGCGAGCCGCTGGCATCTGCTGCGGCTGGCCCCGGACCGCCACCGGCTGCACGTGGTACTCCACCACCTGGTGGCCGACGGCTGGTCCTTGGGACTGCTCCTCGAACAGATCGCTGCGGCCTATGGTGCCACCCGCTCCGGACGGCCGATCTCGCTGCCGGCTCCGGCGGTGACCTATCTCCGGTACGCACGGCAGCAGCGCCGGCGCTGGGCGGCGGGAGAGCTGGAGCCGGAGCTGGCCTTCTGGCGGCAGCGGCTGGCCGGGCTGCCGCGTCTCGATCTGCCGCCGCCGGAGGGACCCGCGGAGGCCGACGGCCGCCTGGCGGTCCGCTGGTCCGCGGCGCGGGCTCGGCGGCTGGAGGACCTGGCGCGGCGCCTCGGAGTGACGCCCTTCGCGGTGATCCTCGCCGCCTTCCAGATCCTCCTGGGGCGGCTGTCCGGCCAGGTGGACTTCGCCCTGGGGACCCCGGTCGCCGGTCGGACGCGGGCGGAACTCGAGGGCCTGGTGGGCCTGCTGGTCAACACCCTGGTGCTGCGGGCGGACCTGTCCGGGCGGCCCGGCCTCGGCGAAGCGGCCCGGCGAGCGGCGGAGGTCCTCCTCGCAGCGCAGGAGCACCAGGAGCTGCCGTTCGAGCGCCTGGTGTCGGCTTTGGCGCCGGCCCGCGAGGCCGAAGAGACACCGCTGATCCGGGTCCTGATCGCCTTGCAGCCGCCGCTGCCGACGCCATCCCTCGACGGCGTGGAACTGCGGTCACTACCCCTGGCGCCGGGGGCGGCCCAGATGGACCTGCTGCTGGCGCTGGCTCGGAGCCCGGAAGGCTATGAGGGCTACCTGGAGCATCGCGGGACCCGGGTGTCGGCGCGCGCCGCCGGGCGCTGGCTGGAGGCCCTCGAAACCCTCTTCGATGCTGCCCTGGCCGACCCCGACCGGGCGTTCGATCGCCTGCCCCTTTTGAGCGCCTCGGAGCGCCACCGCCTCACCGTCGAGGCGCGACCCGTCGCCCCGGTCGGAGAACGAGCCGCGGACGGCCTCTGGCAGCGTTTCGCCGCTCACGCCGCCGCCACTCCCGAGGCACCGGCGCTGTCCGGCATCGGGCCGACCCTGACCTACGGCGAACTCGCCGACCGCGCGCGTCGACTGGCCGGCGCGCTCGCCGCGATGGGCGTTGGGCGCGGCGACCGGGTCGGCATCTTGCTCGAGCCGACGCCGGGGGCGGTGGTGGCCATGGTCGGCGCCGCGGCGGCGGGAGCGGCCTACGTTCCCATCGACCCCGAATACCCGTCGGAGCGGCGCGCGCTGCTCCTCGACGATGCCGCCCTCTCCGCCCTCGTGCGAGCGGAGCCGGGATCCACCGCGCAGCCCAGCCCCGAACTCGCAGTCGATGCCGCCGGGCGTCTCTTGAGTCCGACCACCGCGCCGGCCGCGGAGCCGGAACCCGCCCGCGGGGACGACCTGGCTTATCTGATCTACACCTCCGGCTCGACCGGCCGGCCGAAAGGGGTGGCGGTCAGTCATCGGCAGGTCTTGCGGCTGTTCGACACCGCCTGCCGGCCGGAGGCCTTCGGCGAAGGTGCCTTCGGCCCCGACGACGTGTGGAGTCTGTGTCACTCGCTGTCCTTCGACTTCTCGGTCTGGGAGATGTGGGGTGCCCTGCTCCATGGTGGCCGGCTGGTGCTGGTGCCGCGCTCGGTCACGCGCCGCCCGGAGCAACTGCTCGATCTGCTCGAGGGCGAGGGCGTGACCGTTCTCCGTCAAACGCCTTCGGCCTTCCGGCTGCTGCAGCAGGGGCTGGCCGATCCTTCTTCAGTTGGTGATAATAACGGCCTGGAAGGGCGGCCGCGGCCGGCGCCGGCGCTGCGCT